A single window of Zea mays cultivar B73 chromosome 10, Zm-B73-REFERENCE-NAM-5.0, whole genome shotgun sequence DNA harbors:
- the LOC118473510 gene encoding clustered mitochondria protein-like, translating to MAAGFGPAPPAEAQPLPPIHHLPPDALHNVLLRLQLRDAVVCRPVSRLFHETLSPQLLALAAPHPAPPPPPPPTPRRRRLQAEETRELRTINKWGEMMYEKIKKLDKELARYKEQIYKTHPAHPRRSSRPIFFVKWIVMATKLLGACHFLAMYVHNNIFFSFAVDSDFEDISKDHKPYCQNGSSRSTKVSSPDVITKPDANHGKSAEVVDSKSEEAQLADREQATYASANNDLKGTKAYQEADVSGLHNLAMAIVDYRGHRVVAQSIIPGILQGDKSNSLLYGSVDNGKKISWNETFNSKVVEAAKQLHLKEHVVLDGSGNPVKLAATVKCKGIVGSCWETDIRRFEKCLIKI from the exons ATGGCCGCCGGCTTTGGCCCCGCCCCGCCCGCGGAAGCGCAACCCCTGCCGCCGATCCACCACCTTCCACCGGACGCGCTCCACAACGTGCTGCTCCGCCTGCAACTGCGCGACGCCGTCGTGTGCCGCCCCGTCTCGCGCCTCTTCCACGAGACCCTCTCGCCGCAGCTCCTCGCGCTAGCTGCTCCCCACcctgcgcctcctcctcctccgccaccCACGCCCCGACGGCGGCGGCTGCAGGCGGAGGAGACAAGGGAGCTACGGACG ATAAACAAGTGGGGCGAGATGATGTACGAGAAGATCAAGAAGCTGGATAAGGAGCTGGCCAGGTACAAGGAGCAGATCTACAAGACCCACCCGGCCCATCCCAGGAGGTCGTCAAGGCCT ATTTTTTTTGTAAAATGGATTGTTATGGCTACAAAACTATTAGGAGCTTGTCACTTCCTTGCAAT GTATGTTCACAACAATATTTTCTTTAGTTTTGCTGTCGACTCTGACTTTGAAGACATTTCAAAGGACCACAAGCCATATTGCCAAAATGGGTCTAGCAGAAGCACCAAGGTTTCCTCCCCAGATGTGATCACTAAGCCAGATGCAAACCATGGCAAATCTGCTGAGGTAGTTGATTCAAAATCTGAAGAGGCACAACTCGCAGATAGAGAGCAGGCGACATATGCTTCTGCAAACAATGACTTAAAAGGAACTAAGGCTTATCAAGAAGCTGATGTTTCTGGCCTTCACAATCTTGCGATGGCAATAGTTGATTACAGAGGTCACAGGGTTGTAGCTCAG AGTATAATACCTGGTATTCTTCAAGGAGACAAGTCTAATTCCCTTCTGTATGGTTCTGTTGATAATGGCAAGAAGATATCTTGGAACGAAACGTTCAATTCTAAG GTTGTTGAGGCTGCAAAGCAGCTCCATTTGAAGGAACATGTGGTATTGGATGGTTCTGGCAATCCTGTAAAATTAGCTGCTACAGTCAAATGCAAGGGTATTGTTGGGagttgttgg gagactgatattagacgTTTTGAGAAATGTCTTATTAAGATTTGA